Part of the Zingiber officinale cultivar Zhangliang chromosome 8A, Zo_v1.1, whole genome shotgun sequence genome, tagctcaaagtttttttttaattaatactaTGGTACTTATGAATTAGCCATATATCAAGAACGTGACAAAACTATCTATCTATTTATCTATAtatagaatttatttattttttagaaaataatatttatgtaaaatattttataaaaaaaatatacaaaaagttgATTAAATGTCTCCTTCATGGTAATTTCCCCTATGGACTACGGTGGTTATGCTAGGGGACGATGGTACAATTAAAgagcatttttaaaaatttttaaagataattaagaATTAAATTTTAGAATCAATAAATAAGGTTTTTTTAATAGATGattgattttaaaatattaaattgataGACTGTTTATTTTAATAGTCGATGGAAATTTTTCATAAATCAGTCTAGTCTTAATAATGCCAACTAAAAAACATAAGAATAAAAGAGTCGTGTGTTCTCTAAATGTTTGGTTCAGTTCGTTCGAGTTGCCTTGTGCTCTAGTCAGGTATGTTCGGTTTGACTTGTGCTCTAGCCAGGTAAATCTAGATAGTTTAAACTTATTCGAAGTGAATTATTTAACTCTATAATTTTGGTTTGGCTTTTGCAGGACTaaaaacataataataataataaaaaaagatttttatggCTCTTTGGTTGAGCACCATTAAGGGGGCGAGTTCTATGAAAAACATGCAAGTAAAGGGTCATTCTTtttcacatgttttttttttttgaatcctTCTgccattatttttttaaattcaagaTTTCcagtattaattttttaaacacatttaaattattttggtcCATCTTACATAAGCATAATAATAACACATTAGTAGCATATCGCCCAAGAAATCCTTTTGCGACGTCTGACCATTTTTGtactaacacctcttgattttGTCTTACAAGAGCTCCCTAATCCATCATTCCATCCTTGAAAGAGATGGCCCAGCTTGGAGTTCTTGTGTGATGCAATACATCCTTCTTGTTCTTGGCAACTACGAGCATCATTGTCGACTTCTTTTACGATATGTTGCCATGTGAATGACCTTCGAAGAAAAAACAAAGCCGTGTCTGTCTTTCTTAGATCAAGATGAATGGATTGAAATGAGAATGGAGCTCTGTTGATGATGCTTACTGCCTATGCTGAACAAAGTTTGTGACTTGATTTGTTGATTTTCTTCGGTGGCGATGATTTTGGTTCGGCGAGGTGTGTCTTGTGAAATGAAGCTGCACATGGGATCAGACTGATTTCATTCTATGATCAAATATGCAAAGGTAATTAGAAATCTATTTTTTTGCtacttttaaatataattaattgccTTTAAAAATTAAAGAGGTTTAGCTGTGTGAAATGATCTAATGACTAAGGGTTGAGTATAAGACCCGACAAATGTAGCCCCATCTAGGCAAAGCTTTGAACATGCTGAGAACTTGGTGGCAGCAAAGTTTATCAAAAAAGGTAATTCATTGCCATTAGAGAGAAAGGATTGTACACACAAACCTGATCGCCATCTTTGATTCCCAGGGTTAGTAGTCGAGTTCCATCGTCGATTAACTTATTCTCATGATAGCATAAGCAGAAGTGGCCCCAAACATGAGACCTGTAAAAAATTCATTATAAGATGATCGTTCAAGACGCATCCAGAAAGTTGAGTCGATATAGTTAAAGTCATGATAGAACACCCAATGTGGTAACTTGACAGTGATCCAAGAACTTGTATGATTTGAAGAAACATTATTCAAGCTGTGCAATATGAACATCACTAGTACCCAAAATATTCAAGTTCCAGTTTTGGTCAAAAACATAATGTGGTAGATTGATATCAATCGCAGAACTGTAACCGACAATGTTTAGATTCAAATTGTGGAAAATGAACAATCAAGTGCACTCAAATCCTGGTAAATTGACAATAATCACTGGTAAATTGATATTTATCATATAAAATAGAAAacatattgatccggcggtaagaatgggggacccattttctgaagggtctcagcttgaggaccgatgaagggaTGACTAAGCGGTTAGTGGCCACGTCGAGTAGCTGaataggtccgagcggagctagagataacccatccaggggtttgggtttccgacgccaaggcaggaggatcgaagggccgagcgggagtccgctcggctggaaccgaagggccgagcgggtcgtccgttcggccaagataagggcgagggtacaaagggggccgagcggcctatgcgctcggctcggggtatgggatatcagcagaagcatgtctgatgattaggccgtacacaagattgcacgatggaggaCCTTGCCGTCATATCATGGGAAGGTTGATACAGTatcagtatggcctcatggacatcttcctgacagatccatatctgggcatggcccttctgacagacccatacctgggcatggtcaaaggcaggtggtcgctttgattggcgcgcccaggcttcttcaggaggtctatataaggcctccatttcttcaccggaggtataaaaaaatcttcatcttgaggccaccttctTGTTatttctcgcctgacttgagcgtcggagggccgtcgccgggacacctctcccggctcggttttgctgcaggttcgccggaacactcgaggatccagcaggaagcgccgcatccccagcgttcgttgactcttggttcgaacaggatcaatttggcgccgtctgtgggaacgcacctacaTTCGAacaggaacaatggacgaggctggacgacaacacatggtgacgctttcaacaaaagaactcgatgctctagtcgagatgagggccaccaaacttatggagcaaaaacaaaaagtatcagccgaacggccggagcaacaagcaacatctgcgtctggtggccgagcggaagcacctcaagccaccgtcgcattccctcgggccttatttcgcacccctgaagccacaccagctcgaagagatagaggctcttcttcagacgaaatgccaaggcgggatgacagaaaagggaaagctccccgggcggactcatctcccgagcggatcaatcgccaattctcggaggctattctacgagaccctctacccaagcactacgtgtctccgacgatcggagagtacagcggaacaacggacccggatgatcatctgggtaaatttgataacacagctacactccatcaatatacagagggagtaaagtgccgcgtcttccttacaactctctcgggatcggctcaacggtggtttcggaggttgccggacggatccatcactagcttcaaggacttccgaacggccttcctccaccacttcgctagcagtcggcgttatcagaagacaagtgtcagcttgtttgccatcaagcaagagtcgagagaatcgcttcgagcctacatccagcgattcaaccaagtggcgatggatatcccaacggccacatcggagacgatgatgaatgccttcactcagggccttgtggatggggacttcttccggtcgctcatccgaaagccgccccgagattatgatcatatgctacatcgggccaacgaatacataaacgtggaaaaaggaaactcctaccgagcgggcacctattcatgccgagcggaaacagcacgccgctcagcagccacctagaggaccgagagctgaagcaatccgatccccccacgccaggtcgcacgtacaagaagtggctgccgctcggcccaagccaaagaagaggtggacccctatgttctgctccttccaccagacgaatacgcacaacacgaaggattgtcgaagtcttcccttcgtggccaatcccgttcccaggaatgtcgaacgacggtctcctcccatcgacaggagacaaaggacccatgaagctgaccggacccgcaccgaaaggcgacatcaacagacacccgatcggcaccgatctccgagacaagagaatcgccgggcgtccagagaacggtcacgaccgtccgctcgagaagaggaaaacaggagcaatacttcacggggcgagatcaacgttattgccggcgggccgaccggaggagactccaatcgagccagaaaggcgggcgtccggcagctgcagatccacgcggtctgctgtagccaagagcgggcaagtggatcggaaatcactttcggacccggagACTTgaaaggagtagaagtgccccacgacgacgctcttctcattaaagcggtaatagcaaattacactattcaccgaatatttgttgacacagggagctcggtcaacatcatattcaagaaggcgttcgatcagctgcgagccaagctgctgcccatgacgaccccgctctacgggtttacgggcaacgaagtgcagccggtcggacaaatacggctggctacctcgctgggagaggagccgctcaggagaaccaggacaataaatttcgtggtggttgactctccctcgtcctacaacgtcattttgggacgaccggcgctcggcgaattccgagcggtcgtctcaaccttccaccagaagatgaagttccccgtcgaagacaaggtgggagaagtacggggagaccagttagcagctcggcgatgctacatcgagatggtccgagcagaatccaactccgctcggaaggtgcctcgaatcgaggtaaatactatcactgaaaagccacccgccttaatttacgaggaaaaagaagaggtgcagattcatccga contains:
- the LOC122011603 gene encoding uncharacterized protein LOC122011603, whose protein sequence is MARRAVWEKLPLSVLDPSPPRRRSSYLRLPEQIIRLSVLKLDGSSFNVEVARAATVVDLKMNIEHIFDKLAEEGGCIISWSHVWGHFCLCYHENKLIDDGTRLLTLGIKDGDQLHFTRHTSPNQNHRHRRKSTNQVTNFVQHRQSFTWQHIVKEVDNDARSCQEQEGCIASHKNSKLGHLFQGWNDGLGSSCKTKSRGVSTKMVRRRKRISWAICY